The window tcattccttttctctttcttcgGCCAGCCAAGATGAGGGTAATACGGGCGGTAAACAGCTGTCGCGCTGCTCTTGCGACAAGAAACGCAGCGCTGGTGGGCCGCCGGGCCTTGCCATACGCTGCTGCCATCAACAGCGCCAGACTGGGAGGTCTCAGAGAGTTCAGCAGGACGTCCAACTACAGGGCTGCCGagggtgctgctgccgcgtATGGCTTAACCCCTTAACCTAACATGACATCTTCAAGCAATGGCTGACACTGGAGAACGGGAACTACAGTCTCAAGCAGGCCAAGGAGCTGGCCCAGGCCAACATGACCCCCGAAGCTGCCGCTGCGAAGGTTTCCCCCGCCGAGGCTGCCAGGTTGGCACATGTCCGGAACATCGGTATCGCAGTATGTTATGGCCTTGGTTCAAGATGACAAGTTGGTCGAAGAACCAACTGGACTTTATTGGGGAACAGGAAATGCTGAGACAAGCATGGCAAACCACTAGGCACACATCGATTCCGGCAAGACCACTGTATCCGAGCGCATTCTCTTCTACACCGGCAGAACGAAGCACATTCACGAAGTTCGCGGGCGTGATGGCGTCGGTGCCAAGATGGACTCCATGGAactggagagggagagaggtaTCACCATTCAGTCTGCCGCCACCTTTGCCGACTGGAAGTACAAGACCAAAGACGGCAAGGAGGATACCTACCACCTGAACTTGATCGACACGCCCGGACATATTGATTTTACCATCGAGGTCGAGAGAGCCATGAGAGTGTTGGACGGCGCCGTCATGGTGCTGTGCGCTGTCAGTGGTGTCCAATCCCAGACCATTACGGTCGATCGCCAGATGAAGCGTTACAACGTCCCCCGTATCTCCTTCGTCAACAAGATGGATCGTATGGGTGCCAACCCCTTCAGGGCTGTCGAGATGATCAACTCCAAGCTCAAGATCCCGGCTGCCGCTATTCAGATCCCGATCGGTGCtgagaaggagtttgagggtgtCGTTGATCTCATTGAGATGAGGGCAATCAGAAACGATGGCCAACGTGGTGTCAACGTCAAGGTCTCGAACCAGATCCCcgaggagttgaaggagttggCCGAGCAAAAGAGACAAGAGCTGATTGAGAAATTGGCCGATGTCGACGATGAGATCGCCGAAATGTTCTTGGACGAGATCACCCCCACCCCTGAGCAGATCAAGGCTGCTATCCGCAGAGCGACTATTGGCCTCAAGTTCACCCCTGTGTTGATGGGCTCTGCCCTCGCCGACAAGTCCATCCAGCCCATGCTTGACGCTGTCTGCGActacctccccaaccccaacgacGTTCCCAACATGGCTCTCGACCGGTCCAAGGGCGAAGCTCCTGTCAGCTTGCTTCCCTACAACTCTCTTCCCTTTGTCGGCCTCGCCTTCAAGCTGGAAGAGAACCCTTACGGTCAGCTCACCTACATGCGTGTCTACCAGGGCTCCCTGAAGAAGGGCCAGTACCTCTTCAACACCCGCAATGACAAAAAGGTCCGCATTCCCCGCATCGTCCGCATGCACTCCAATGAAATGGAGGACGTGGCCGAGATTGGCGCCGGTGAAATTTGTGCCGTCTTCGGCGTTGAGTGCGCCTCCGGTGACACCTTCACCGACGGTCGCCTTCCTTACGGCATGAGCTCCATGTACGTCCCGGATGCCGTCATGTCTCTCAGCATCAAGCCCAAGCGCAGCAGCGACGCCGACGCCTTCTCCAAGGCCATGAACCGTTTCATGCGTGAGGATCCCACCTTCCGCCTCCACGTCGATGAGGAGTCAGAAGAGACCATCATCAGCGGTATGGGCGAACTTCATCTAGACATTTACGTCGAGCGTCTCCGCCGTGAGTACAAGGTCGACTGCGAGACTGGCAAACCCCGCGTCGCCTACCGCGAGACCATTAGCCGCAAGGCCGAGTTCGACTTCTTGCTCAAGCGCCAGTCCGGCGGTCCCGGTGATTACGCCCGTGTTGTTGGCTGGGTCGAGCCCAACGCTGAAGACGCCGAGAAGAATTACTTCGAGACCCGCGTCGTCGGTGGTACCATCCCCGAAAAGTACCTCGCCGCTTGCGGGAAGGGTTTCGAAGAAGCCTGCCTCAAGGGTCCCCTATTGGGCCACAGGGTCATTGGTGCCAGCATGATCATCACTGACGGTGCTACTCACGTTACTGATTCCAGTGACTACgccttcaacctcgccacTCAGATGGCGTTCCGCAAGGCCTTCCCAGATGCAGGCGGTGCAGTGCTCGAGccgttgatgaagacgacaATCACCGCGCCGGTGGAGTTCCAGGGTAACATCCTCATGTTGATGAACAAGAGGGGTACCATTGTTGATACCGAGGTGGGCGCGGATGAGTTCACGCTTGTGGCGGACTGCAGTTTGAACGCCATGTTTGGGTTCAGCACTCACTTGAGAGCGGCTACGCAGGGTAAGGGAGAGTTTAGCATGGAGTTCAGCCATTATGCGCCTGCGCCGCCGCATTTGCAGTAAGTTTTTCTCcggttgatgatgctgaggaaAGATGACTGACATTTCTTCGAATTATAGGAAGGAGTTGGTTGCTGCCTATGAGAAGGAGCTCGACGCCAAGAGAACCAAGTAAATCAGCAATCGCAAGATTTGTTGATAGGATTTGGGGATTTCCCCGCCCCGCGCCCCCCTGGCCAGGGCTTGGTGAGAATGATACCCGCCCTGCTCAAAATTTAGAGCCATGGATGGCTTCACCATACACCAGTCATCACCACGTCACAAGGGAATCATCACCCCTACGAGCCATGAATAACTTGGTGTAGGGCAATCTCAGGGGTTGATACACCACGAAGAGGTACCATAGACAGAGATGGATAGGCATAAAATGGGACGGAAAAACAAGGTGGGACGATGATATCGGTACACAATAAAGGGGTCATgtgctttttttttgatgttgttggatGTATGTATAGATGGATGGGTAGACAAAGATTGTATGATAGGTGCTGTCTGATACACACGGGGCGCAAGGCGCAGAGGTTGCGTCATATGGGGTTTGATGGTTAATGAACGAcatcccctctctctctctgtctctgaTATCGGATGGCTCTCTTTGAGACCCAGCATACCCCTGGGCCTATGGGTTATGACACCCGGGGAATTCCCGGGTTATCCTTGTGACAATATGGCAACAACACCCGAGTTTTCATAATAGCTTCATTACCGCCCTCAACACAGCTCCTGCTTTTATTTTATCTATTCCAGAgaccatcccatctcccctGATTTTTGATAACGTTTCCTGTGTAACATGTCTACATGAAAAATGGGGTATATATGTGAAACATGTCCACTCATTATTCCTCTCGAcgtctccctcccaaacccatcatcacttAAAGACGTCTAAGGATATCCTGCAAGACCTCCTCAGTCTTGGCAGTGCCGCCCAAGTCGGGGCTGACGTacttgccctcctccaagtTAGCATCCACAGCAGCGTAGATcttggcagcagcctcctcctcatcaagaaACTCCAGCATGAGCGCAGCGCTACGGATAGTAGCAATAGGGTTGGAGATCCCCTGGCCCTGGATATCAGGCGCGCTGCCGTGGCAGGGCTCACCAAGAGCAAAAGTCTTGCCAACGTTGGCGCTGGGAACGAGACCAAGCGAGCCAACAAGAGCAGCGGCACCATCAGACAAGATGTCGCCGTAGAGGTTAGGAGCAACAATGACATCATACGCCTCAGGCTGGCGGAAGAGCTTGTAGACCATCGAGTCAACAATCTgctcctcaaccttgacaGAGCTGAACTTGGGGTCGGCAAGGGCAGCCTTGGAGGCGGTGCGGAAGAGGCCGTCGGTCTGTGACAGGACGTTGGACTTGTGAGTCACCGTCACGAGAGGGCCCTTGTGGATGCTGGGGGCTCCGCTCGCCCGGATCTTTTGCCGGCGCAGGGCAATCTCaccggccatggcggcgatgTTGGTGCTGGCCTTCTCGGAGATGCGCTTGATCGCCTCGGCGACCTTGCCCTCGGGGGTGTCGTAggtcttctcctccttgacgTAGAGGTCCTCGGTGTTCTCACGGACGATGACCATGTCGATGGGCTTCTTGGCGGTAGCGACCGTCTTGACGGGGCGGACGTTGGCGTAGAGGGCCAGTCTTTTGCGGAGGGCGACaatgggggaggagtaccccttgacggcggtggtgggggagctAACAGCACCGAAAAGACCGCCATTGCAGCTCTGGAGAGTCTGGACGGTCTCTTCGGGCAGAGCAACGCCGGTCTTCTCAAAGGTCTCCCAGCCGGCGTTGAGGTCGACAAAGTCGAACTTCAGACCAAGAGAGGCAGGGAGGGCCTCGAGGACACGGCGACCAGCGGGGATGACCTCCTTGCCGATACCATCACCGGGGATGAGGCCTTGTAATCGCAGCCAGTGTTAGGAAAAGCAAGTTTATTGTGGTGAAAGAAGCAATCATGGGTTCCCACAAGAACATACCGATAGTCAAAGCTCTTCTGGCAGCCATGTTTGCGCGTCAATTgaccttttttcttttttttggtttgggaggtTTGTTTAACGGGCAAGCCACGGGCGAAATTATTGGCCGCGGGCTGAAAAGGCTCGGATTGCGTTCTTTCGGCAGCCGGGATCGGAGCTAGAAACCGTGGATCTTGATGTTGCCCCGCGGTTGGTTCCCGAGAAGCTCAAATCATTTGCTTGGCTATTTCCCGTTCGGGTGTAAATGAATGCGATCCAGAATGTGGGGTTGGAGCTTCAACTTGGTTTGCGTTGGGCCTGGCCGTTTTCCAGATGGCCTGTTTAAACGTTCTCCATGCTTGCCTGCTTGCTGGCAGGGTGCTCCTTGAAGTTCAATATCATATCCCGTACCCTCTTATCGACAACCCGGAGCTGTAGGGCTGGAAAGGAAGGTGGCCTCAAGCGGAATATGGGGATTATCCTACCGCTATGCCGTATATGTCTTCCACATCGGACGGAGCACAAGCATCTGCGCTTTATATGATGATGCCGCCGGACGCAATGCATGACGGACATCTGAAACACAAGTCAGAAGAAGGCGGGATGGCCTTCTCGAAAGGGTATCCTGGCGCCAAAGACGGCTGGTCCGGGGAAATCTGCGTTCTGATGCCCACGGTGGCAGCAAGACCGGCTCTGACAGGTTGTGTGTGCTAAACAGAGAGGCAAGCGGCGCTTTTCCAACGAAAAAACCTGACGGCGTGTGGCAATGTATGTAGGAAGATATTTATTAGAGCATCGCGAGTGGTGGACGGTGGTAGACGACCTGGAGCACAGCCCCTGAAACCCACCTCTCTGCTGGAGCTGTTCCAGCTTTGGGCCAACCGTTGTGCACCCACCTCAACGGCGCTTTGGCCAAGATCACACCAAAATAAAGACAACAAGAGGCTTTGGCTGTCGGGGTCTCAGGATTATCAACAGAAAATCTCTCGGGGCTTTCGGTGCGCCAAACAGATT is drawn from Podospora pseudocomata strain CBS 415.72m chromosome 1 map unlocalized CBS415.72m_1, whole genome shotgun sequence and contains these coding sequences:
- the MEF1 gene encoding Elongation factor G, mitochondrial (COG:J; EggNog:ENOG503NV2U), encoding MRVIRAVNSCRAALATRNAALVGRRALPYAAAINSARLGGLREFSRTSNYRAAEGAAAALKQAKELAQANMTPEAAAAKVSPAEAARLAHVRNIGIAAHIDSGKTTVSERILFYTGRTKHIHEVRGRDGVGAKMDSMELERERGITIQSAATFADWKYKTKDGKEDTYHLNLIDTPGHIDFTIEVERAMRVLDGAVMVLCAVSGVQSQTITVDRQMKRYNVPRISFVNKMDRMGANPFRAVEMINSKLKIPAAAIQIPIGAEKEFEGVVDLIEMRAIRNDGQRGVNVKVSNQIPEELKELAEQKRQELIEKLADVDDEIAEMFLDEITPTPEQIKAAIRRATIGLKFTPVLMGSALADKSIQPMLDAVCDYLPNPNDVPNMALDRSKGEAPVSLLPYNSLPFVGLAFKLEENPYGQLTYMRVYQGSLKKGQYLFNTRNDKKVRIPRIVRMHSNEMEDVAEIGAGEICAVFGVECASGDTFTDGRLPYGMSSMYVPDAVMSLSIKPKRSSDADAFSKAMNRFMREDPTFRLHVDEESEETIISGMGELHLDIYVERLRREYKVDCETGKPRVAYRETISRKAEFDFLLKRQSGGPGDYARVVGWVEPNAEDAEKNYFETRVVGGTIPEKYLAACGKGFEEACLKGPLLGHRVIGASMIITDGATHVTDSSDYAFNLATQMAFRKAFPDAGGAVLEPLMKTTITAPVEFQGNILMLMNKRGTIVDTEVGADEFTLVADCSLNAMFGFSTHLRAATQGKGEFSMEFSHYAPAPPHLQKELVAAYEKELDAKRTK
- the LYS12 gene encoding homoisocitrate dehydrogenase (COG:E; EggNog:ENOG503NWJP), encoding MAARRALTIGLIPGDGIGKEVIPAGRRVLEALPASLGLKFDFVDLNAGWETFEKTGVALPEETVQTLQSCNGGLFGAVSSPTTAVKGYSSPIVALRKRLALYANVRPVKTVATAKKPIDMVIVRENTEDLYVKEEKTYDTPEGKVAEAIKRISEKASTNIAAMAGEIALRRQKIRASGAPSIHKGPLVTVTHKSNVLSQTDGLFRTASKAALADPKFSSVKVEEQIVDSMVYKLFRQPEAYDVIVAPNLYGDILSDGAAALVGSLGLVPSANVGKTFALGEPCHGSAPDIQGQGISNPIATIRSAALMLEFLDEEEAAAKIYAAVDANLEEGKYVSPDLGGTAKTEEVLQDILRRL